The following proteins are encoded in a genomic region of Dysgonomonas mossii:
- a CDS encoding RagB/SusD family nutrient uptake outer membrane protein produces MKNIFKIFIFGAFALLSSSCSSFLDEPVLGQENLDTYFQSEEECLKQLAGCYQGIFWDGWWQIAAPNVGFDMATDDLWMGNTTQSQSDWLRMAHYGNPKQDGPLSNYWQYRYKSILRCNIVIEKVATAPISNEDLRKRIIAEAKFLRAFNYFELVKNYGGVPVITGMKLPSEIQGIQRETVEGTYAVIEQDLKDAITDLPLKSEYSSADLGRATQGAAMGYLGKAYLYQGKYKEAFKILGDLINTQEYDLCTNFKDVWSIANNNSIESLFEVQYSSDISYSLGGRLPVFTGSRDDSGWSWGLPTSNLEKAFIDAGDTERLRWTIVKNGDDVPGDDTDEGKDYVISPDKHKSARINRKFYVPHDLRPSPYDSDHNNLNHRLLRYADVLLMYAEAANEEGNDSEARKALKRVRDRVSLPEVTASGKTLRDAIRLERRLELALEFQRLYDIRRWTDDNGKKAICNIMGENGTFVRYNMVESTDEYEITNQKENSNKGITFQENRDLLFPIPNTEVLLSGGSIAQNPNF; encoded by the coding sequence ATGAAAAATATATTCAAAATATTCATATTTGGAGCATTTGCGCTATTGTCGAGTAGTTGCTCCTCCTTCTTGGATGAACCTGTTTTAGGTCAGGAAAATCTCGATACATATTTTCAAAGTGAAGAGGAGTGTTTAAAGCAGCTGGCAGGATGTTACCAAGGTATATTCTGGGATGGCTGGTGGCAGATAGCAGCACCAAATGTAGGCTTTGATATGGCTACAGATGACTTATGGATGGGCAATACAACTCAGTCTCAGAGTGACTGGCTAAGAATGGCTCATTATGGAAACCCGAAGCAAGATGGGCCTTTAAGCAATTATTGGCAATATCGCTATAAGTCAATATTGAGATGTAATATTGTTATTGAAAAAGTAGCTACAGCGCCTATTTCAAATGAGGATTTACGGAAGAGAATTATAGCAGAGGCTAAGTTTTTACGCGCATTTAATTATTTTGAGCTGGTTAAGAATTACGGCGGAGTTCCTGTTATTACCGGAATGAAGTTACCAAGTGAAATTCAGGGTATACAGAGAGAAACAGTCGAGGGTACATACGCTGTAATAGAACAAGACCTGAAAGATGCAATTACTGATTTACCTCTTAAAAGTGAGTATTCTTCAGCTGATTTGGGACGTGCGACACAAGGTGCAGCAATGGGATATTTAGGAAAAGCTTATCTGTATCAGGGAAAATACAAAGAGGCATTTAAAATACTGGGAGACTTGATTAATACTCAGGAGTACGACTTATGTACCAATTTTAAAGATGTATGGTCTATTGCGAATAACAATAGTATAGAATCTTTATTCGAAGTACAATACAGTTCTGATATAAGCTATAGCCTTGGAGGTCGATTGCCTGTATTTACCGGTTCTCGTGACGATTCGGGATGGTCGTGGGGATTACCTACCAGCAATCTGGAGAAGGCTTTTATTGATGCAGGTGACACAGAGCGTCTTCGCTGGACAATCGTGAAAAATGGAGACGACGTTCCCGGAGACGATACCGATGAGGGTAAGGATTATGTTATATCTCCGGATAAACACAAATCAGCTCGCATCAACAGAAAATTTTATGTACCACATGATTTGCGTCCCAGCCCTTATGATTCGGATCATAATAATTTGAATCATCGCTTACTTCGTTATGCGGATGTACTGCTTATGTATGCAGAGGCTGCGAATGAAGAAGGAAATGACAGCGAGGCTCGTAAAGCTTTGAAGAGAGTGAGAGACAGGGTAAGCCTGCCGGAAGTAACGGCATCCGGGAAAACATTGCGTGATGCGATCAGGTTGGAGAGAAGGCTTGAGTTAGCACTTGAGTTTCAACGTTTATATGATATTCGCAGATGGACAGATGACAACGGAAAGAAAGCGATATGCAATATTATGGGTGAAAATGGGACATTTGTCAGGTATAATATGGTTGAATCGACAGATGAATATGAAATAACAAACCAGAAAGAGAACAGTAATAAAGGTATAACATTTCAGGAAAACAGAGACTTGTTATTCCCTATACCTAACACTGAAGTTCTTCTTTCGGGTGGAAGCATCGCTCAAAATCCTAATTTTTAA